The following proteins are co-located in the Labrys monachus genome:
- a CDS encoding phosphotransferase, with protein sequence MSMFEEQRRLVEAGVRRVPGWEERRVLAEPAIPVLASPSWRGVDGSPWRVRDAAGGESLFVKLMDADAAFYIDVPCAFEAARRASALGIGPTVFLADAEAGLLVMEDLDLGWTTGTLDRLLDPGIVDGVVAARRRFQEGPPLPRSAGVFEEIARFHADAEAAGAQLPADAGWLVEELRLAAEAVRPAAERAVPVHGDGNVSNILIGEAGEIRLVDWDRATNADPLEDLGSFLVEAFDEEPEARDAFARMMGGFDEKAFNRAWIYGVADDLRWGLIGTLVAAKSPRKTFEFHKFASWRFVRCRMAVQAPRFGQALRRI encoded by the coding sequence ATGAGCATGTTCGAGGAGCAGCGGCGGCTGGTCGAAGCGGGCGTTCGCCGCGTGCCGGGGTGGGAAGAGAGGCGCGTCCTGGCCGAGCCGGCCATCCCCGTTCTCGCTTCCCCGAGCTGGCGCGGCGTCGACGGTTCGCCCTGGCGCGTGCGCGATGCGGCGGGCGGCGAGAGCCTGTTCGTCAAGCTGATGGATGCCGACGCCGCCTTCTACATCGACGTTCCCTGCGCCTTCGAGGCAGCTCGGCGCGCCTCGGCGCTCGGCATCGGCCCGACCGTGTTCCTGGCCGACGCCGAGGCCGGCCTGCTGGTGATGGAGGATCTCGACCTCGGGTGGACCACCGGCACCCTCGACCGCCTGCTCGATCCCGGCATCGTCGACGGCGTGGTCGCCGCCCGCAGGCGATTCCAGGAAGGGCCGCCTCTGCCGCGTTCGGCCGGCGTGTTCGAGGAGATCGCACGCTTCCATGCCGATGCCGAGGCGGCCGGGGCGCAGCTGCCGGCCGATGCCGGCTGGCTGGTGGAGGAGCTGCGCCTGGCGGCCGAGGCGGTACGGCCGGCGGCGGAGCGCGCCGTGCCGGTGCATGGCGACGGCAACGTCTCCAACATCCTGATCGGCGAGGCCGGCGAGATCCGGCTGGTCGACTGGGACCGCGCCACCAATGCCGATCCGCTGGAGGATCTCGGCAGCTTCCTGGTCGAGGCTTTCGACGAGGAGCCCGAGGCGCGCGACGCCTTCGCCCGGATGATGGGCGGCTTCGACGAGAAGGCCTTCAACCGGGCCTGGATCTATGGCGTGGCGGACGATCTGCGCTGGGGCCTGATCGGCACGCTGGTCGCGGCCAAGTCGCCGCGCAAGACCTTCGAGTTCCATAAATTCGCCAGCTGGCGCTTCGTGCGCTGCCGCATGGCCGTGCAGGCGCCGCGTTTCGGCCAAGCGCTGCGGAGGATCTGA
- a CDS encoding helix-turn-helix domain-containing protein, which produces MQNPGIHTRLATHRQIHIGRLVLDVALADPLFPCGRDRVKNVGDAAYILLIPLSEKLNYAQGGRAGTIKAGEYVLLSQMEFYEFSSQPGALLLMLRIPAVELRGRLTSVDDHIGRRFGANEQMTRLLVDLLRNVAEVFAESPPPNPEALATEIFSFIALAIGSEDRGSTVDVRNARYHLRRRIFDFIEKNLGDQDLTPRRIAASSRISLSYLYSLFNDDNTTVSQFMQVKRLQRAYELLVADPKGRLTIAEIAYQVGFKNVSHFSRSFSRHFGTAPRDARRIAATPADIRPAGGGALPERTGGHRFEAGTLEAVR; this is translated from the coding sequence ATGCAGAATCCTGGTATCCACACCAGACTTGCCACGCATCGGCAGATCCATATCGGCCGGCTGGTCCTGGATGTCGCGCTGGCCGACCCGCTCTTTCCCTGCGGCCGCGATCGGGTGAAGAATGTCGGCGACGCCGCCTACATCCTCCTCATCCCGCTCAGCGAAAAGCTGAACTACGCCCAGGGCGGGCGCGCCGGCACGATCAAGGCCGGCGAGTATGTGCTGCTCAGCCAGATGGAGTTCTATGAATTCTCCTCGCAGCCCGGCGCGCTCCTGCTGATGCTGCGCATTCCTGCAGTCGAGCTGCGCGGACGGCTGACGTCGGTGGACGACCATATCGGCCGCCGCTTCGGTGCCAACGAGCAGATGACCCGCCTGCTGGTCGACCTGCTGCGCAACGTCGCCGAGGTGTTCGCCGAGAGCCCTCCGCCCAACCCCGAGGCGCTGGCCACCGAGATCTTCAGCTTCATCGCCCTCGCCATCGGTTCGGAGGACCGCGGGTCGACGGTCGACGTCCGCAATGCCCGCTACCACCTGCGCCGCCGCATCTTCGACTTCATCGAGAAGAATCTCGGCGACCAGGATCTCACCCCGCGCAGGATCGCCGCCAGCAGCCGCATCTCGCTGAGCTATCTCTATAGCCTGTTCAACGACGACAACACCACGGTCAGCCAGTTCATGCAGGTCAAGCGCCTGCAGCGGGCCTATGAACTGCTGGTCGCCGATCCCAAGGGACGCCTCACCATCGCCGAGATCGCCTATCAGGTCGGCTTCAAGAACGTCTCGCATTTCTCGCGCAGCTTCAGCCGGCATTTCGGCACGGCGCCGCGCGACGCCCGCAGGATCGCGGCGACGCCGGCCGATATCCGGCCGGCGGGAGGCGGCGCCCTGCCGGAGAGGACGGGCGGCCATCGCTTCGAGGCGGGCACGCTGGAAGCGGTGCGCTGA
- a CDS encoding amidase — protein MGDITDDLVKVYADSDALAQADLVRRGEVSALELVETAIHLVEQIDPKLNAVVLRTFDLARATAAEPGEGPFAGVPFLLKNLGSMWKGTPLTFGLAYTKDFVCDTDSEMSRRMRAAGLAVIGRSNTPEYGWSITTEPRLYGPTINPWNPSVTAGGSSGGAAAAVAARIVPIAEASDGGGSIRVPASCCGVVGLKPSRGRVTYGPDDADIWFGSIYALCNARTVRDTAAFLDAVAGTVPGDPYNPPRPERSWSALLADRPRKLRIGFTLTAPWGEPFAPDVKAAVLDAARLFESLGHDVEEYAFKLDLEAAWWRYNDIIAVETAGEFDRLAEAVGRPVGEADLAPFNWSMLRHAATLSATHYSASIAAIRKAGQQIALELAPFDVFVTPTLTQTPRPPGYWSMEDGDRERYLARWSDAAFMFTFNISGCPPCRCRWR, from the coding sequence ATGGGCGACATCACGGACGATCTGGTCAAGGTCTATGCCGACAGCGACGCCCTCGCGCAGGCCGATCTCGTCCGCCGCGGCGAGGTATCCGCGCTCGAACTGGTCGAGACCGCGATCCACCTGGTCGAGCAGATCGATCCCAAGCTGAATGCCGTGGTCCTGCGCACCTTCGATCTCGCCCGCGCCACGGCGGCCGAGCCGGGCGAGGGCCCCTTCGCCGGCGTGCCGTTCCTGCTCAAGAATCTCGGCTCGATGTGGAAGGGCACGCCGCTCACCTTCGGCCTCGCCTACACCAAGGATTTCGTCTGCGACACGGATTCGGAGATGTCGCGCCGCATGCGCGCCGCCGGCCTCGCGGTGATCGGGCGCAGCAACACGCCGGAATATGGCTGGTCGATCACCACCGAGCCCCGTCTCTACGGACCGACGATCAATCCCTGGAACCCGTCCGTCACGGCAGGCGGTTCGAGCGGCGGGGCGGCGGCGGCGGTGGCGGCGCGCATCGTGCCGATCGCCGAGGCCTCGGACGGCGGCGGGTCGATCCGCGTGCCGGCTTCGTGCTGCGGCGTGGTCGGGTTGAAGCCTTCGCGCGGGCGGGTGACCTACGGCCCCGACGATGCCGATATCTGGTTCGGCAGCATCTATGCGCTCTGCAACGCCCGCACGGTGCGCGACACCGCGGCCTTTCTCGACGCGGTTGCCGGCACCGTGCCCGGCGATCCCTACAACCCACCGCGCCCCGAGCGCAGCTGGTCCGCCCTGCTCGCCGACCGGCCGCGGAAACTGCGCATCGGCTTCACGCTGACCGCGCCGTGGGGCGAGCCTTTCGCGCCGGACGTGAAGGCGGCCGTGCTCGATGCGGCGAGGCTCTTCGAAAGTCTCGGTCACGACGTCGAGGAATACGCCTTCAAGCTCGATCTCGAAGCGGCCTGGTGGCGCTACAACGACATCATCGCCGTCGAGACGGCCGGGGAATTCGACCGTCTCGCCGAGGCGGTCGGCCGCCCTGTCGGGGAAGCCGATCTGGCGCCGTTCAACTGGTCGATGCTCCGGCACGCCGCGACGCTGTCGGCGACCCACTATTCGGCGAGCATCGCCGCCATCCGTAAGGCCGGCCAGCAGATCGCCCTCGAGCTCGCGCCCTTCGACGTCTTCGTCACGCCCACTTTGACCCAGACGCCCCGTCCGCCGGGCTATTGGTCGATGGAGGACGGCGACCGCGAGCGCTATCTCGCCCGCTGGTCCGATGCCGCCTTCATGTTCACCTTCAACATTTCCGGCTGCCCGCCATGTCGGTGCCGATGGCGATGA
- a CDS encoding MHYT domain-containing protein: protein MRPTHEPWLVMLSLLMAFQGSYVGLHLARQIGLAQGLQRRAFITMSALSMASAIWTMHFVGMLAVRLPMAIDFLVLPTLLSFLICVLVVGFAVFAVGTGTPSPQRIAFAAIFMGGGIVTMHYLGMYALHSSVHMMHDPLFVAASIVIGVAASGLSLWLGFVQGTWRSTIASATLMALAISAMHYTAMAGLTLMPHETVQTDAPKLSQGLLAIIVSVVAFVVSGLFLLTLIPGGRAAEPAPAPAPLPEAAPASAPADRPGEQERQEAGHETAPARMRALPVEKAGRRSHLAVAQLVAVQAQAHYTLLFDGTATWFCPLSISDVEAKLDPAIFLRVHRSHIVNLDRLVFSHKTGLFETLSETPYKVPVSRARRASLRLQLDRRMDMAG from the coding sequence ATGAGACCGACGCACGAGCCGTGGCTCGTCATGCTGTCATTGCTGATGGCTTTTCAGGGCAGCTATGTGGGGCTGCATCTGGCCCGGCAGATCGGCCTGGCGCAGGGATTGCAGCGCCGCGCCTTCATCACGATGTCGGCGCTGTCGATGGCGTCCGCGATCTGGACGATGCATTTCGTCGGCATGCTGGCGGTGCGCCTGCCCATGGCGATCGACTTCCTGGTGCTGCCGACCCTGCTTTCCTTCCTGATCTGCGTGCTGGTGGTGGGATTCGCGGTCTTCGCGGTCGGGACGGGCACGCCGAGCCCGCAGCGGATCGCGTTCGCCGCGATCTTCATGGGGGGCGGCATCGTCACCATGCATTATCTCGGCATGTACGCGCTGCATTCGAGCGTCCATATGATGCATGATCCGCTGTTCGTGGCGGCGAGCATCGTCATCGGCGTCGCGGCCTCGGGGCTGTCGCTGTGGCTCGGATTCGTGCAGGGGACCTGGCGCTCCACCATCGCCTCCGCCACCCTCATGGCGCTGGCGATCTCGGCCATGCACTATACGGCGATGGCGGGGCTGACGCTGATGCCGCACGAGACCGTGCAGACCGATGCGCCCAAGCTGTCGCAGGGGCTGCTCGCTATCATCGTCTCGGTGGTGGCCTTCGTGGTGTCCGGGCTCTTCCTGCTGACCCTCATCCCCGGCGGCCGTGCGGCCGAACCCGCACCCGCGCCGGCTCCCCTGCCTGAAGCCGCGCCGGCATCCGCGCCGGCGGACCGGCCGGGCGAACAGGAGCGGCAGGAAGCGGGGCACGAGACCGCTCCGGCGCGCATGCGGGCCTTGCCGGTCGAGAAGGCAGGCAGGCGGAGCCATCTCGCCGTGGCCCAGCTCGTCGCCGTGCAGGCCCAGGCCCATTACACGCTGCTCTTCGACGGAACGGCGACGTGGTTCTGCCCGCTTTCGATCTCCGACGTCGAAGCGAAGCTGGATCCGGCGATCTTCCTGCGCGTCCATCGCAGCCATATCGTCAATCTCGACCGCCTCGTCTTCAGCCACAAGACCGGCCTGTTCGAGACCCTGTCGGAGACGCCCTACAAGGTACCGGTGAGCCGCGCCCGCCGCGCCTCCCTGCGGCTGCAGCTCGACCGCCGCATGGACATGGCGGGATAG
- a CDS encoding choline/ethanolamine kinase family protein gives MSMKKRLGGAASEPERRLEEAVGRVAAWRGREIDYTPLVGGLMNQNWVVAVAGDSRKYFVKVPGAGSEMFIDRVAANEAARNAHAIGVAPEVVFFDPADGLEISEFLEGYRACTNADFSAPAIQADVLGIYRRLHASSSLCLTKTIFDMIEEHIEQGRELGAHFPPAMPWIEHRYRQAKAAFLASGLDLVPCFNDPMPGNFLIGEDPAAPLPMKLIDYEFASNNERAYELGVLFAEMFYDEQVTLGLIEQYAGTVRPDMVARVMLSRALADVKWATWAIVNRKLSSWDFDYQKYGVWKYMRARQMMYDPRWESWLRAI, from the coding sequence ATGTCGATGAAGAAGCGTCTCGGCGGGGCCGCGAGCGAGCCCGAACGCAGGCTGGAGGAGGCCGTCGGCCGTGTCGCGGCGTGGCGGGGGCGCGAGATCGACTACACGCCCCTGGTCGGCGGGCTGATGAACCAGAACTGGGTGGTGGCCGTCGCGGGGGACAGCCGCAAATATTTCGTCAAGGTGCCGGGCGCCGGCTCGGAGATGTTCATCGACCGCGTCGCCGCCAACGAAGCGGCGCGCAACGCCCATGCCATCGGCGTCGCTCCGGAAGTGGTGTTCTTCGATCCCGCCGACGGGCTGGAGATCAGCGAATTCCTGGAGGGATACCGGGCCTGCACCAATGCGGATTTCTCCGCGCCGGCGATCCAGGCCGACGTCCTCGGCATCTATCGCCGCCTGCATGCGAGCAGTTCCCTGTGCCTGACCAAGACCATCTTCGACATGATCGAGGAACATATCGAGCAGGGACGCGAACTCGGCGCCCATTTCCCGCCGGCCATGCCGTGGATCGAGCATCGCTACCGGCAGGCCAAGGCCGCCTTCCTCGCCTCCGGGCTCGACCTGGTGCCCTGTTTCAACGATCCGATGCCCGGCAATTTCCTGATCGGCGAGGACCCGGCCGCGCCCCTGCCGATGAAGCTGATCGACTATGAATTCGCCTCCAACAACGAGCGCGCTTACGAGCTCGGCGTGCTGTTCGCCGAAATGTTCTATGACGAGCAGGTCACGCTGGGGCTGATCGAGCAATATGCCGGCACGGTGAGGCCCGACATGGTCGCCCGGGTCATGCTCAGCCGCGCGCTCGCCGACGTCAAATGGGCGACATGGGCGATCGTCAACCGCAAGCTCAGCAGCTGGGACTTCGACTACCAGAAATACGGCGTGTGGAAATATATGCGCGCCCGGCAGATGATGTACGACCCGCGCTGGGAAAGCTGGCTCAGGGCGATCTGA
- a CDS encoding FAD binding domain-containing protein translates to MIPGPFTYHRPSSLDEAVAILAAHGDEARPLAGGHSLIPMMKLRMAAPDHLVDLAGVASLRGIDAEGGEIVVGATVTQAELIASSLLARDIPIIREAALQIADPQIRSVGTLGGNVANGDPGNDMPALMQALGASYVLYGPGGERRVPAADFYHGAYDVALEPGEILAAIRIPVPPPGHGYAYEKLKRKIGDYATAAAAVILTAKDGVVSHCAIALTNLASTPLLATQAAALVVGSACDAAMVVGAAEAAKAVTDPAADGRGPAEYRREMAGVMVSRALAKAYSRTARGA, encoded by the coding sequence GTGATTCCAGGCCCGTTCACCTATCACCGCCCGTCCAGCCTGGACGAGGCCGTGGCCATCCTCGCGGCCCATGGCGACGAGGCTCGTCCCCTGGCGGGCGGGCACAGCCTGATCCCCATGATGAAGCTGCGCATGGCCGCGCCCGATCATCTGGTCGACCTCGCCGGCGTGGCGAGCCTGAGGGGCATCGATGCCGAGGGCGGCGAGATCGTCGTGGGCGCCACCGTCACCCAGGCCGAGCTGATCGCCTCTTCCCTCCTGGCGCGGGACATCCCGATCATCCGGGAGGCCGCGCTGCAGATCGCCGATCCGCAGATCCGCTCGGTCGGCACGCTCGGCGGCAATGTCGCCAATGGCGATCCCGGTAACGACATGCCGGCCCTGATGCAGGCGCTCGGCGCGAGCTATGTCCTCTACGGGCCCGGTGGCGAGCGCCGCGTCCCGGCGGCCGACTTCTACCACGGCGCCTATGACGTCGCGCTGGAGCCGGGCGAAATCCTCGCCGCCATCCGCATCCCCGTGCCGCCGCCGGGCCATGGCTACGCCTATGAGAAGCTCAAGCGGAAGATCGGCGACTATGCGACCGCCGCCGCGGCGGTGATCCTCACCGCGAAGGACGGCGTCGTCTCCCACTGCGCCATCGCTTTGACCAATCTCGCCTCCACGCCGCTTCTGGCGACGCAGGCCGCGGCGCTGGTGGTCGGCTCGGCCTGCGACGCCGCGATGGTGGTGGGGGCCGCTGAGGCGGCCAAGGCCGTCACCGATCCTGCCGCCGACGGGCGCGGCCCGGCCGAATACCGGCGCGAGATGGCCGGCGTCATGGTCTCGCGCGCCCTCGCCAAGGCCTATTCCCGCACTGCCAGAGGAGCCTGA
- a CDS encoding nucleotidyltransferase family protein, which translates to MQHDLRSDGDGPVPGSPAVAIVLLAAGLSARMGGPSKLLLDVGGEPMIRRTARNALAMRPAEMVVVTGHRADEVAAALAGLPVRLVFNPDYAEGQQGSVVAGLRALRSTCDAVMVMLGDQPLVTPSHLASLIAHYRTLANGAILIPCHRGRRGNPVLFAAGHIAAVAGRAVDIGCRKLIERHPEAVVRLECEDPVFTQDCDTQEDYGRLLRAVRTSDEASRPGGQPSPEQGIVEEQASIFAGSQPT; encoded by the coding sequence ATGCAGCACGACCTTCGATCGGACGGGGACGGCCCGGTTCCGGGATCGCCCGCCGTCGCCATCGTCCTGCTGGCGGCGGGGTTGTCGGCCCGCATGGGCGGGCCTTCGAAGCTGCTGCTCGATGTCGGCGGCGAACCGATGATCCGCCGGACGGCGCGCAACGCCCTCGCCATGCGCCCCGCCGAGATGGTGGTCGTGACCGGACATCGGGCCGACGAGGTCGCGGCGGCGCTTGCCGGCCTGCCGGTGCGCCTGGTCTTCAATCCGGACTATGCGGAGGGGCAGCAGGGCTCGGTCGTCGCCGGGCTGCGCGCCCTTCGCTCGACCTGCGATGCCGTCATGGTCATGCTGGGCGACCAGCCCCTGGTCACGCCGTCCCACCTCGCGTCCCTCATCGCCCACTACCGGACGCTCGCCAACGGAGCGATCCTCATTCCCTGCCATCGCGGCCGAAGGGGCAATCCCGTCCTGTTCGCGGCCGGCCATATCGCCGCCGTCGCCGGCCGCGCGGTCGATATCGGCTGCCGCAAGCTCATCGAACGCCATCCCGAAGCGGTGGTGCGCCTCGAATGCGAGGATCCCGTCTTCACGCAGGACTGCGACACGCAGGAGGATTACGGGCGGTTGCTCCGCGCCGTCCGCACCTCCGACGAGGCATCGCGGCCGGGCGGCCAGCCGTCCCCGGAGCAAGGAATTGTGGAAGAGCAGGCATCCATTTTTGCCGGATCTCAGCCAACATAG
- a CDS encoding aspartate aminotransferase family protein, producing MPDEKEILALNAFDPGAAGSMAAPTRRAVERRLRSFGTGAVLFYREPIEMVRAEGVWMEAADGRRYLDVYNNVPSVGHCHPRVVEAIRRQVGTLNVHTRYLNDVVDTYAERLLATFPDPIGNLVLTCTGSEANDIALRVAQAATGGTGFIVTETAYHGNTAAVTDVSPSSRPGRPLAPHVRTVPAPDLYRGAGADPGEGMAAAVAQAIADMERHGVRFAGIMVDTVFSSDGVHTDPEGLLAPVLATVHAHGGLFIADEVQPGFGRTGAALWGFERHGIVPDIVTLGKPMGNGFPMGGMALRPDLLAAFNAGDRYFNTFGGNPVAAAAGLAVLDVIRDEGLVENARIVGEHFRDGLREIANRHVVIGDVRGAGLFIGLEFVADREGKAPAPEVASAVINGLRERGVLIGAAGAYGNTLKIRPPLCFTRQDADRVVELCDDVLTEVAAG from the coding sequence ATGCCCGACGAAAAGGAAATCCTCGCGTTGAACGCGTTCGATCCGGGGGCGGCCGGCAGCATGGCCGCGCCGACGCGGCGCGCCGTGGAGCGGCGGCTGCGCTCCTTCGGCACCGGCGCCGTCCTGTTCTACCGCGAGCCGATCGAGATGGTGCGGGCCGAAGGCGTGTGGATGGAGGCTGCCGACGGGCGGCGCTATCTCGACGTCTACAACAACGTGCCCTCGGTCGGTCATTGCCATCCGCGCGTGGTGGAGGCCATCCGGCGCCAGGTCGGCACGCTGAACGTCCACACCCGCTACCTCAACGATGTCGTCGACACCTATGCCGAACGGCTGCTGGCGACCTTTCCCGACCCGATCGGCAACCTCGTGCTCACCTGCACGGGCAGCGAGGCGAACGACATCGCGCTGCGGGTGGCGCAGGCCGCGACCGGCGGCACCGGCTTCATCGTCACCGAGACCGCCTATCACGGCAATACGGCGGCGGTGACCGACGTTTCTCCCTCCTCGCGCCCGGGCCGGCCGCTGGCCCCCCATGTCCGCACGGTGCCGGCGCCCGACCTCTACCGCGGCGCCGGGGCGGATCCGGGCGAAGGCATGGCCGCCGCGGTGGCGCAGGCGATCGCCGACATGGAGCGGCACGGCGTGCGCTTCGCCGGCATCATGGTCGACACCGTCTTCTCCAGCGACGGCGTCCATACCGATCCGGAAGGGCTCCTGGCGCCGGTGCTCGCCACCGTGCACGCCCATGGCGGCCTCTTCATCGCCGACGAGGTCCAGCCCGGCTTCGGGCGCACCGGCGCGGCGCTGTGGGGCTTCGAGCGCCATGGCATCGTGCCGGACATCGTCACCCTGGGCAAGCCGATGGGCAACGGCTTTCCGATGGGCGGCATGGCCCTGCGGCCCGATTTGCTCGCCGCCTTCAATGCCGGCGACCGCTATTTCAACACCTTCGGCGGCAATCCGGTCGCCGCCGCCGCTGGGCTGGCGGTGCTGGACGTCATCCGCGACGAGGGGCTGGTGGAGAATGCCCGCATCGTCGGCGAGCATTTCCGCGACGGCCTGCGCGAGATCGCCAACCGGCATGTCGTCATCGGCGACGTGCGCGGCGCGGGCCTGTTCATCGGCCTCGAATTCGTCGCCGACCGCGAAGGCAAGGCGCCTGCGCCCGAGGTGGCGAGCGCGGTGATCAACGGCCTGCGCGAGCGCGGCGTCCTCATCGGCGCGGCCGGCGCCTATGGCAACACGCTCAAGATCCGTCCGCCGCTCTGCTTCACCCGGCAGGACGCCGACAGGGTCGTGGAGCTGTGCGACGACGTGCTGACCGAGGTCGCCGCCGGGTAG
- a CDS encoding (2Fe-2S)-binding protein gives MADTHQAAESVAVSVTINGKRAQRLVDPRTLLVHFIREELSLTGTHIGCDTSHCGACTVELDGRSVKSCTIFAVQANGAQLRTIEGMANADGTLSALQEGFRQMHGLQCGFCTPGMIMRASVLLKENPDPSEEEIRFGIAGNLCRCTGYQNIVKAIQHAAATLNGRTFQEAAE, from the coding sequence ATGGCCGATACACACCAGGCGGCCGAGTCGGTCGCCGTCTCCGTCACCATCAACGGCAAGCGGGCCCAGCGCCTCGTCGATCCCCGTACGCTGCTCGTGCATTTTATCCGCGAGGAGCTGTCCCTGACCGGCACCCATATCGGCTGCGACACCAGCCATTGCGGCGCCTGCACGGTGGAATTGGACGGCCGCTCGGTGAAATCCTGTACGATCTTCGCGGTTCAGGCCAACGGCGCGCAGCTGCGGACCATCGAGGGCATGGCCAATGCCGACGGGACGCTGTCGGCCCTCCAGGAAGGCTTCCGGCAGATGCACGGCCTGCAATGCGGGTTCTGCACGCCCGGCATGATCATGCGCGCCAGTGTCCTGCTGAAGGAGAACCCCGATCCGAGCGAGGAGGAGATCCGCTTCGGCATCGCCGGCAATCTGTGCCGCTGCACCGGCTACCAGAACATCGTCAAGGCCATCCAACACGCCGCCGCCACGCTCAATGGCCGCACATTCCAGGAGGCTGCGGAATGA
- a CDS encoding DeoR/GlpR family DNA-binding transcription regulator, which translates to MDSEEPSAAKDNRLPRAAQQGQERDRLSKVVRHQRILAQLAAAPTLRASELAVALSVSGETIRRDLLELHELGLINRTYGGASRPFALEAARSDRRQVMVAEREAIASAVSAMILPKEVLMLGGGSTTYHVARLLAARNRDITVITHDFASATALGTNPTIRVLFCAGRLHPGEGYLLGAQTLASINGYEANRAIVGATGVGARGIYDVDEEAGAVYAAMIQRAAEAIVVADHSKFDQLAVAMCSRWDAIDRLVTDRQPQGALAGALREAGTEVVVADA; encoded by the coding sequence ATGGACAGCGAAGAGCCGTCTGCCGCCAAGGACAATCGCCTTCCGCGCGCCGCCCAGCAGGGCCAGGAGCGCGATCGCCTGTCCAAGGTGGTGCGCCATCAGCGCATCCTCGCCCAGCTCGCCGCCGCGCCGACGCTGCGGGCTTCCGAACTCGCGGTGGCGCTGAGCGTCTCGGGCGAGACCATCCGCCGCGACCTGCTCGAGCTGCACGAACTCGGCCTGATCAACCGCACCTATGGCGGCGCCTCGCGGCCCTTCGCGCTGGAAGCCGCGCGCAGCGACCGCCGGCAGGTGATGGTGGCCGAGCGCGAGGCGATCGCCTCCGCCGTGTCGGCGATGATCCTGCCCAAGGAGGTGCTGATGCTGGGCGGCGGCTCCACCACCTATCACGTCGCCCGCCTGCTGGCGGCGCGCAACCGCGACATCACCGTCATCACCCATGATTTTGCCAGCGCCACGGCGCTCGGCACCAATCCGACCATCCGCGTGCTGTTCTGCGCCGGGCGCCTGCATCCGGGCGAAGGCTATCTTCTCGGCGCGCAGACCCTCGCCAGCATCAACGGCTATGAGGCGAACCGCGCCATCGTCGGCGCCACCGGCGTCGGCGCGCGCGGCATCTACGACGTCGATGAAGAGGCGGGCGCCGTCTATGCCGCGATGATCCAGCGCGCGGCCGAGGCGATCGTGGTGGCAGACCACAGCAAGTTCGACCAGCTCGCCGTGGCGATGTGCTCGCGGTGGGATGCCATCGACCGCCTGGTCACCGACCGGCAGCCGCAAGGAGCCCTGGCCGGGGCCCTGCGGGAGGCCGGGACGGAAGTCGTCGTCGCCGACGCCTAG